One Desmodus rotundus isolate HL8 chromosome 10, HLdesRot8A.1, whole genome shotgun sequence genomic window, GTGTGGGCTGACCCAGTGGACCAGGGAGCCCTGCCTGCGCAGGACACACCCCTGTTCCGGGGGAGCAGGAACTGACTGACTGGGGCATTTGAGTCTGTGGCCACAACGGGCTCACAGCGTCCAGGAGTAGAACTGTGGTAGGATGTGTTCCCTGCTGGGACTCAAGGTGACAAACCAGGGGTAACCTCCaggctggaggaagggggagggtccCGGCTGGTGGAGGGACCGTCCTAAGAATACCCAAGAAGTGCTGCCCTGGGCTGCACTGTTTGGCCCCCCACACATTCCCCCCCTCAGTAACCTCCTCCATTCTTCTCGCAGATTGACGCCGCCTCCTTGATTGCTGCCACCGTGATGGCCGCCCCTTGTGCTTTGGCCCTCTCCAAGCTGGTCTACCCGGAAGTGGAGGAGTCCAAGTGCAGTAGTGAGGAAGGAGTGAAACTGAGCTCCGGGTGAGCACAGCAGGCGTGACTACAGAGGggctggtgagggtggggaggtggggacaggagcaGAGGCGGGAATAGCAGTGGACCCcattttctctgcccttccaccaAGCCCAGGCCCACCACTCCTGAAACTGCCCTCAGGGCTTTGCTTAGAAAAACACAGCCTCCAGTTCTTAGATCTTAACCTCCATTGTGGGACCAGCAGGAAACAGTGGGCTGGAGAAGGCCTGGGTCTTGGGGCTGTGGGCTGGAGTGTGTGGTGAGGAGGCTGTGAAAAGGCTCCGCGCCACCTTCTCCACCCGCCTTGAGCTCCGACCGCCAGGGTGTTGTCACATGCTCATGTATTGAGTGCTGTTGGGAACTTCACTCACCTCCTAATGTCTGGTCATCACAGACTTAACAGCAGCCATGTAACCTCTAACCTTTTAAACACATTGGAAAGGCGCCACTTTGACGAGGGTGCTGGGGGCACGGTCCACAGCTGCAGCCTCCCGTCTTCCTGAAGGCCCAGAGCAGTGTGGCCCTGGGGAAATACGATGCGAGGCACATCTATCattttagaacttaaaaaaaaagatatttatttatttttagagagtggggaggggaggtagaaagagagggagagaaacgtccatgtgtggttgcctctcacacacttgccactgtggacctggcccacaacccaggcatgtgccccgactgggaatcaaactagcgacctttcggttcacaggctggtgctcaatccactgagctgcaccagccagggtcacatctataattttaaattttctagttgtcgtctttaaataaaaagtaaaaagaaacagatggttttaataaaatactttatttaacctaatatattcaaaatactaTTACTTCAACatgtaaaaaatagaaatacaatcattttatgaaataataattttatttttatattggttttattttgtacTGAATATGCAAAGTCTGGCGTGTCACTTATCCTTACAACATATCTCAGTTCTGAGCAGTATCCTTTCAAGTGCGCAGGGGCCACGCGTGGCTGCCAGCTCCCACCTCGGCCACCCTGTGCTGGAAGTCTGGGTCTCatcctggggctgggcccagcccttctctttctctgggcATCAGAGGGGAAAGAAACAAGGACCTGTGGCTCAGGTCCAGGGCTCTTCTCTGACCCCCATAGGAGGAGGGGCCCTGCAGTTGGTGGGGACAGGCCAGTGAGATGGCTCTTGATCCCAACAACAGAGATACGCAGAACCTCTTAGAAGCTGCCAGCACTGGGGCCGCCATGTCCGTGAGGGTCGTGGCCAACATCACAGCCAACCTGATTGCCTTCCTGGCGGTGCTGGCCTTCATCAACGCTGCCCTCTCctggctgggggacctggtggaCATCCAGGGGCTCAGCTTCCAGGTACAGTTCTGGGTGGCCTGCTGGGCCTGTGGAGGGGGGCAGCCTGTGGAGGGGGCAGCCCGGGCACTGGGGGTGGGTGCCTGGCTAGCCCAGGTCCCAGCAGCTCCTCTTGCCTCGTGCCTCAGCTCCTCTGCTCCTACATCCTGCTGCCTGTGGCTTTCTTGATGGGCGTGGCTTGGGAGGACTGCCCAGTGGTGGCTGAGCTGCTGGGAATCAAGCTGTTCCTGAACGAGTTTGTGGCCTATCAGGAGCTCTCCCAGTACAAGCAGCGCCGCCTGGCAGGGGCTGAGGAATGGGTTGGCGGCAAGAAGCAGTGGATCTCGGTGAGTGTCCCAGTCCTGTCCCTGAGGCGGGGCATGACGCCTGCAGctgtctgccctgctgcctgggcccAGCTGAGACTGCCATAACATTCAGCCTCTCATTTCCTATCGCCCTGGGCTCGAGATGGCCTCAGGCTTCACTGCCACCACCTTAGACCCCTTAGGAGGCGGAGGTGCAGGGAAGGCTTTGCTGAGATATGTGAGACCTGGCTGTAGATGGACCACCCTCCTGTGTGGCCTCGGGCCTGCCACTGCCCCTTGCCTCTCCTGCAGGAAAACTGGTTGCACACCCACCACATCTACCCCAAAGGAGCAGATGTGAGCCCCCAGGGAGCCCTGAGAGTGAAGCAGGGGGACCTCGCCACCATATTCATTGTCACTCAGTTCACTGTCACTGAGTATAGTGCACTCAGTTCGGAGGTTGGCTCTTTgtgttaaaatttttcaaaactataACTGTGAAATGAAGCTGTCTAAAAGAACAAAAGCTCTATGTAACATCCTCAGGAATGAAAAAGTTCCCCCTCTCACCATCCTAAAGTAACAGCTATTGTTGTTTCATACATtttcttctactctttttttttaaagattttattcatttatttacttatttttagagagaggggaagggaaggagaaacagagggtgagaaacatcaatgtgtggttgcctcttgcatggccccctgctggggacctggcccacaacccaggcatgtgccctgactgggaatcaaaccagcaaccctttggttcgcaggcccacactcaatacactgagctacaccagccagggcattttcttctgttcttttaaagAGAGTTACATAGTGTTCGTTTTAGTATCCATACCTTATCATAGCCAGGTTTCTTCCCCGTCTACTATTATGACATAAGCATCATTTTCTATGTCTGTATCCCTACATATTTAAGCAACCCCTGCTGTTCAGCCATTCAGGATAAATCCATTACTTTGTGATTATTCACAATGCTGAAAGGAATAGGTTTGTGTACAGAACTTTTCCCTTCTCTCGGCTCACATCCGAGGGAGCTTTCCCAGATGTGGGATGACTGGATCACACGGCATGAGTACTCCTGTGGTTGCTGCCAGCGACTTTCCCAAAGGACTGAGGCAGCTGAAATCACCCCCAGCTGTGCCTGCGAGCCTTGACTTTCCCACACACCGAACAGCATGGAGGAGCCTCTTCAAAAAAGAAGTTCTGCTATTTGAATGGGCAAATAATAGctcgttgttttaatttgtgcTTCTTGCAGTTACTAGGAACTTTTAAcatgaataattttgtttttgtctttcaagttatatattttttaattgtaaaggaatgtactctttaaaaaaaaaaaaagcttgcatGGAGTGAAAATCCCAGATTTCCCCTCGCTGCTCACCCTCATTTCCTGCCACACTCTCTCCCCTGGGTGCCCGGTGCTCCCCGCACACGGTGCCGTCCTCACCACGGCCCTTCCAGGCCGGTACTGTCGCCCCACGTTCCAGGCGGAGACACGAAAATGCAAAGAGGCTGTTGTTCAACCTGATCATCCCTGGGGCCAAGCCTGGAACCCAAGTCACTTGGGCTCCACGTCCCTCACTCCCCGCCCTCAGCATGACAGCGCCTTGGGAGCTCTCCTCCTGAGAGGTTCCCTGGAGACAGAAGTATGAGCCTGCGGAGTGTCAGGAAGGGGTCGTTTGCCCAGGTGCCCCCTGAGTGCAGAGCTGGGTAGGACTGAGCAAGCCTGAGTCACACCTGGAGAGGCTCTAATCAAGCAGATTGAAGGGCAGCTGACGGGGCGCAGTTTGAACTGACCTATAGGTGGGTGTGCAAGGCCTAGGCGGGGGGAGCACTGAGTACGCTCAAGGTCAAAGACACAGAACAAGTGGGTGATATTAAGGCCAGGGTGCCCGGTGGTGTGGGGTGCTCCTGTCCCATCCGAGGGGAGCTGCTCCCCGCTCATCTTCTGTAATTCCAGGTCAGAGCAGAAATCCTCACAACGTATGCCCTCTGTGGGTTCGCCAACGTCAGCTCCCTTGGGATCATGCTGGGAGGCCTGAGTGAGTCCTGGGGGGCATCTGAGCGTCTGAGCTGTTGGGACCTGGACTCTAGGCCTGGCTGTGGAGCAGCCTCCTGGGGATCTGTAGGCCTCAGCTCCCGCTTTGTCTAAGTCGAGGTCTGGGCGAGGTGGCCATGGAGGCTCCTCCCAGCCGGGGAGTTCCCTGATTTCCCTGCTTCTGGGAGCGGCCCAGGCCACGTCTGGCCCTGGGatctgggaggggcaggagatgaGGTGCTGGCCTGTCCCGACACTCTAGCCTGCCGTTTTCCGAGTCCCCAGGGTACACAGGCAGGCCTGCAGGGGACACAGGTAGGCCTGCAGCGCCCAGGGAGGAATGCTCTGCCCAGCTCTCAGCTCTCCAGAGAGACCATTCCCCCTGCTTAGTGGGGAcactgccccattttacaggccaGGACACTGAatctcagagaagtgaagtgattGCCTAAGTCACTCAGTGAGTAAGTGGCTAAGCCTGCATTTAatcccaggtctgcctgactccagacTCAGGGTCTTTTCCCGCCCCGATGACATGTGTGGGGTGCTACCCAAGTCAGGCCAAGGAAGTGATCCTGGACTCCCAAACTCAACCAGTGTCAGGCGAGGAAGGGGAGTCAGTAGACACAGCCAGAGGTGCAGAACATGGGCAGAGAGGCCCCTGCGTGCTGGCCCTGAGCCTCCCCGTCTGCTTGCAGGCTCCATGGCCCCCCAGCGGAAGAGCGACTTCTCCCAGATCGTACTGCGGGCGCTCTGCACAGGCGCCTGCGTGTCCCTGGTGAATGCGTGCGTCGCAGGTGAGCCCCTGCCTGGCAGAGCCCGATTTCCTAGCTCTGGGCATGGGGGCTCTGGTCTCTTCCGTAGTCCCTGGGGGTGTGGCATGGAATGCTAAGCAGCACTGCTCACTGACTGCTTTCCCTGCACAGGGATCCTCTATGTGCCCAGGGGTGCCGAGGTCGACTGTGCGGCCCTCCTGAACACAaccctcagcagcagcagctttgAGGTGTACCAGTGCTGCTGCAAGGCCTTCCAGAGGTGAGGGCCTGGGGGATGCCTGGGGCACCAGGGCCAGGGGTAGAAATGTTACCACTGTAGTTCATGTGGccggggagggaagtggggtttGAGAACCgaacttggggaggaaagatggacCAGAGACATGGAGCAAGTTTCCCAGGGCGGTCCAGCCTGGGGTAGCCCAGCCCTGGGTGGCCTGCAGGACCAGTGCTGGCGCTCAGTCTGCAGCCTCTGCTTTTTTTCAGCACCAGCCCAGAGGTCAGCCCAGGGGCCCTGGACAACTGCTGTCGATTTTACAACCACACGGTCTGTGCATAGTGGGGACAGTGCGCCTTTGTGCCTTCCAGAGACTGTCACCCCCCAGGAGGCAGCTgacccctccttctcctctccggGCCTCTCCATGGGGAAGCCACAGGGTTTAGACCCACCACGGTACCCCCCTGGGAAggtgtggtggggtgaggggggcggAGAAGGCTGAGCAGGTATATAAGTGAATGAAGGATgctccccactcctcacccctgGGCTGCTGCCCTATTTCCTGCCCATAAATGTGAATTCTCAGGGTCACTTCTGCCTCCTCTTGTCTCCCCTCCACACCCAACAGCACCCTGGTCTTCTCtacctcctgccctgccctgggtctCTCCCGCGAACCATTCCCTTTCTTTACGGTCCCTTACCCCCGGCGTTTCGGCCgtcctcccctcttctctgggCCCTAGGGGCTTACCCCTGCCCCTGGTTTCTCCCAGAGACCTGTCCCCCACTTGCAGAGATGCCCCGCTGCCTTCCCCACAGCACTGCCCAAACTGGGGCCCATGGAATGCTGTCCCACGGTGTCCACTGGGGAAGCACTGTGCTCAATACAGTTCAgtttggttttcttcttcttttaaaactatAGACATGTCAGAGCTCCTTGTGGATTAGATAGGAGacattttccaaacttatttgacTGTAAAAACCTTTTTGGTGGAAGTTAGTTGAAGCTCCCAGAGAACACAATATGGGAGATACTGATTAATGTTGAAACTATTGTATTTCACGTAATTGTGCTGCTCACACAGGTTTGCATAGCAcacgtgccaggctctgtgcgCAGGGCCTTGCACACTCGAACTCAATGTCTGCAACAGCCCTGTGAAGGCAGGTGCTAGGGCTGTCCCCAGATGAAGCCCAGAGTGACACAGCAGGGGAGATGAAGAGGATTTGAGCCCAGACCATCCAGTCCCACAGGCTGCAGTGTGTAATGCCCTTGCTGGGCTGCTTGCAGTCAAGGAACTTGGGTGTAGCCTTGCACTCACCttcttcccctgcccttcccctcaccccagcccctgggaccAGCAGGTCAGGCTCTGCTGTGTTCTCCTTGCCTCCAGCCTTTGCCCCTGGAGGCCTGTCACACAGCAGGCCCCGTCCTCTCCCTTTGTCTCCATGCTCAGCCCCAAGGCTCAGCTTCCCAGCAGCTTTGGCTGACCTGCGATGTCCCTGTCCCTGTGGTCACTGGGCCCTGTCCCCTCACCTGCTCAGTCAGGCTGGGCTTCCCCGTTGGGGCCAGTGCTGGCCTGGGGCAGAGGTGTTATGGAGCCTGGTCACACTTCCCCTGCTTAGCCCCCATCAGCCAGGGGCTGCTTCTGCTCCTCGTGGATTTTGGTTTTACTGGACCATGGCCTTGCTCCTTGCGAGCCCCATAGGCTACCCTGGGGTCCCTGTCCTTGGTGCCTGAGTGCCTTCTCTTTGCTCCACAGAGCAGGCTCTTGGCCTGATTCCCACACCCCATGGCCAGGCCCTTGCCTTGCTCACTGCAGCCCCCCACTGATCCCCTATCCCTGCCCCAACTCCCTCTGGGCTGTCCCAGGATGTCCTGCTGCTGTGGACAGCACAGCTGTCTCCCAGGATTGCACTCTGGCCCCTTCCCGGCCTGACTGTTGGGCCATGAGTGGCCTGAGGGCCCCCTGCCCTCATCCCTGGCCCCCTGCTCGCTCGGCACCTGGCCAGTGTCCTGTTCTCGCAGTGCCCAGCCTGGTGCTGGGCCCAGAAATGTGCTGGGCAAATGCCCATGGACTTGAATCACATGTTCTCTCAGTGTGTCCGCCACTGTAGGAGACCGAATGTGATACAGTGTGCCACAGTGTGTCATATGATGTCCAAGTCCTAACTCCTGGTAGTTGTGAAAgtgaacttatttggaaatagagtcttgCAGGTGTAATTAAGCTAAGTACCTCAAGATGAGATTATCCCACGTGTACTGTGGGCCCTAAACCCAGTGATTTGTAGGAGAAAGCAGGGGGCGATTTGAGACACAGGCACAGAGACAAGCAGCGAAGGCTGTAAAAGGATATGGAAGCAGAGATTGGAATCCTGAGCTCCAAGACCTGGTCCCGCCTGGGGACCAGCTGAGGGACgcctggggccaccagaagctggaggagaTGCGGGAGGACTCAGACAGAGCGGGCCCTGCaggttttggacttctgaccttcagACTGTGAGAGAGcacatttgtattgttttaaatgtttgtgatgatttgttagggcagccctgggaaactgaTGCAGGTATTTTGAGTGGGATCCTGGTACAGGGAAAATGGCAGTAGGGGAAAACGTAGGAAATCCAAGTGAAGTATGCCATTTAGATGAGAACACATTGACGTGGGCCTGTTAGTTGTGAGCGTGCACTGTCGTCATGTCGGATGCGAACAGCagaggaagctgggggtgggATATATGGGAACTGTGTGTTATTTGCTCAGCCTATTCTAAAATTTAGAAGTTCGTTTTAAAACTGTGTAGGGAAAATCCTGCACTGACACAGGTCGGGTGTAACTTGTAATTCAGCCTGTGGCGGCGGTGGCAGTAAGGGGTCCTGTCCTAGACAGTGTGGGTCCCAGCAGGCTGCATCTACTCCCTTCCCACCACCTCTTCCCTcagccccactgtcccctctcccgtCCCCTCACTTTAATTCATGTGCTCACCTTCAGCCGA contains:
- the SLC28A1 gene encoding sodium/nucleoside cotransporter 1 isoform X2; protein product: MHSCFDGSTQACSALRALALFVLTCVVLVFLGHSLAKRLLGPQLLRCVTPLGNSCLNLWFKRGLALAALLGLVLWLILDTSQRPQQLVSFAGICVFIGVLFACSKHHRAVSWRAVSWGLGLQFVLGLLIIRTEPGFISFQWLGKQIQIFLSYTEAGSSFVFGEALVKDVFAFQVLPIIVFFSCVMSVLYHVGLMQWVILKIAWLMQVTMSTTATETLSVAGNIFVSQTEAPLLIRPYLADMTLSEIHVVMTGGYATIAGSLLGSYISFGIDAASLIAATVMAAPCALALSKLVYPEVEESKCSSEEGVKLSSGDTQNLLEAASTGAAMSVRVVANITANLIAFLAVLAFINAALSWLGDLVDIQGLSFQLLCSYILLPVAFLMGVAWEDCPVVAELLGIKLFLNEFVAYQELSQYKQRRLAGAEEWVGGKKQWISVRAEILTTYALCGFANVSSLGIMLGGLSSMAPQRKSDFSQIVLRALCTGACVSLVNACVAGILYVPRGAEVDCAALLNTTLSSSSFEVYQCCCKAFQSTSPEVSPGALDNCCRFYNHTVCA